In Paenibacillus kyungheensis, the following are encoded in one genomic region:
- a CDS encoding lipoate--protein ligase translates to MLFIDNQGIHDPTINLAIEEFVLKHLPMDDSYLLFYINEPSIIIGKHQNTIEEINAEYVKENHIHVVRRLSGGGAVYHDLGNLSFSFLTKDDGQSFHNFRKFTQPVVEALHQFGVNAELSGRNDLQVGERKISGNAQFSTRGRMFSHGTLMFDSELDNVQSALKVNPEKFKSKSTKSVRSRVANITEFLEKPLTMEQFRDDILRHIFGVEPSEVPQYVLTEDDWKKIHEISAERYRNWDWNYGQSPESNIKHTRKFPVGIIDLRMDIKDGHIHEIKIYGDFFGIGDVADIENKLRGQRYEESAVQTALADTDIKHYFGNIELDEFVGLVFLQD, encoded by the coding sequence ATGCTTTTTATTGATAATCAGGGAATTCACGATCCAACCATCAATCTGGCAATCGAAGAATTCGTACTTAAACATTTGCCAATGGATGATAGCTACCTGCTTTTTTATATTAATGAACCCTCAATCATTATCGGTAAGCATCAGAACACGATCGAAGAGATTAACGCTGAATATGTAAAAGAAAATCATATTCATGTCGTGCGTCGTCTTTCTGGTGGTGGAGCAGTGTACCATGATCTAGGGAATTTAAGTTTTAGCTTTTTGACCAAAGATGACGGTCAATCGTTCCATAACTTCCGTAAGTTTACTCAACCGGTGGTTGAAGCATTGCATCAATTTGGCGTTAATGCTGAATTGTCTGGACGTAATGATCTTCAAGTCGGTGAACGCAAAATTTCAGGAAATGCACAATTTTCTACACGTGGACGGATGTTCAGTCATGGTACATTGATGTTTGATTCTGAACTGGATAATGTACAATCTGCTCTTAAAGTAAATCCAGAGAAGTTCAAATCCAAAAGTACCAAATCAGTTCGTAGTCGTGTAGCAAATATCACTGAGTTTTTGGAAAAACCGTTAACGATGGAGCAATTCCGCGACGATATTTTGCGCCATATTTTCGGTGTCGAACCTTCCGAAGTGCCTCAATATGTGCTGACAGAAGACGATTGGAAAAAAATCCACGAAATCTCTGCCGAACGTTACCGGAACTGGGATTGGAACTATGGTCAATCACCTGAATCCAATATCAAGCATACTCGCAAATTCCCTGTAGGGATTATCGATCTACGTATGGATATCAAAGACGGTCATATTCATGAGATCAAAATCTATGGTGACTTTTTCGGTATAGGCGATGTAGCAGATATTGAAAATAAATTGCGTGGTCAGCGTTATGAAGAAAGTGCAGTACAGACAGCACTTGCTGATACAGATATTAAGCACTATTTTGGTAATATTGAATTAGACGAATTTGTTGGATTGGTATTTTTGCAAGACTAG